The window CCCTGGTATGATAGGTCTAATAAACAGATAAACAGATAACCCTGCTCGCGAGGCTACTGCTACACCGTTGAGTCTATTCATAGGTTCTGGAGCACGAGTCTCTAAGATCTTTGACTTACCTATGGTAGTTAATGTAACCAATATACTTATACAAGGTTCAGCATGTTTTAATCCCCTAGCTAGAGCTTCATCTATAACACACTTAGTTGATACTTGTGATGGCAGTGAGAGCCATTTATACACGTTCTCTATATAAGCTAGCGCGAGATTTTTTGTTTTAGGTAAAAATGGTTCTGTTACCGATCCATATGCAACAAACGTTTTTTGAGGTATAACGTAGGGATTTATAGATAGAGAATATACCATCTCCAGGGGTTCTAGGGGGTATGGTTCAACCTTTACCGGTAAACCCATGTCATATATATAGCAATAGGAGCAAACATAACTACAACCAATACCTGTATGAATTGTTATTCCACAAGGTCTAGGCATCCTCTTGCTATGATGATCTCTTTCAGCTCTCTCTATAGACTCCCTACTTAATAGTTCACTTAATTTGGCAGATATTCGTTTCTTCTCCTCTATGAGTCTGAGTATTTTTCCCATGTCTATTATCCTACGTATTCATTAAATGAGGATCTACTTCATTTATATTTCTCCAAGAAACTAAAAATATGTTGAACGTGATCGATATGTGGAATAAATATGCGAAACTTATAGTTGATTATTGTGTGAATATCGGGAAACTGGACGAGGTTGTGATAATATCGTCTGTAGAGGCTTATCCCCTAGTTATTGAGTTGTATAAAGAGGCAATTAAACGTGGAGCCCATCCTAGGTTTTTACTTAGCGATGATACAATGTCTGAGATATTCTATAAGTATGCACCTACGGAACTTCTAGAATATTCATCACCTATAGATAAGTTCATTATGGAAAATATCGATGTAAGAATATCAATACTTTCACCAACACATACTAAGCCTTTAATGAACATCGATCCTGAGAGAAGGAAGATTAGAGAAAAAGCACTTAAAGAACTTAAACAGATATTTATGAATAGAGAAGCTAGTGGAGAACTTAGATGGGTTGTAGCGGCTTATCCAACAAAAGCTATGGCTCAAGAAGCAGGCATGGGTATCATAGAATTTGAGGAATTTGTTATTAAAGCTGTTAAACTTTATGAAGAAGACCCGGTTAAAGCATGGATTGAACAAGCAAATAATCAAAATAAGGTGATAAAGCTTCTCTCTAGAGTTGATGAACTTAGATTCGTATCTAAAGATACTGATCTAGTTGTTAAAGTTGGAGGTAGAACGTGGATTAACGACGACGGTAAAAACAATATGCCTGGAGGAGAGGTATTCACAGCTCCTCATGAAGATAGTGCCGAAGGATATATAACCTTCACGTATCCTGCTATTTATGGTGGCGTAGAAGTTGAAGGAATAAGACTAAGGTTTAGGAATGGTAATGTTATTGATGCTTATGCTGTGAAGGGAGATGAATTCTTAAAGAAGATTCTAGAAGTAGATGAGGGTGCAAAGAAAATAGGGGAACTAGCATTTGGTTTAAATTATAGTATAGATAGATTCACCAAACAGATACTGTTTGATGAAAAAATTGGTGGAACAATTCACATCGCACTAGGTTCTGCTTACTTAAGAACTGGTGGAAGAAATGTATCTGCCATACATTGGGACATGATAAAGGATATGAAGGATGGCCTAGTTTATGTTGATGGAGATCTGGTATACAAGAACGGTAAATTTATTATAGATGATGTAGTGTAACCTTATGTCTTTTCACGTAATAGAGCTCAAAAAAGGAAGTATTCATATCCGTAAAGCAGACTATAGTGATTTAAAGGAACTGGTATACATATTGGTTCAGCTTATTCCTATAGGTTATGGTATAACCTATGGCGATATAGCTAAAGCGCTTAAAATATCTCCTAGACTTGTTGGCAAGATATTGATGGAAAATACTAAGCCTATTATCATACCATGTCATAGGGTAATCGGTATAAGAAGTATTGGTGGCTATACTGTTATGGGAAAGAGAGCTGACGGACTGAAGAAGAAGTTGTTGAGTTTAGAATCTAAAGGAGATCTGAAAAGATTTAATCTAACTGGTTATCTAGGTATCAAGTGAGTAAGTTGCATTAAAGGAGTCATCAGTTATCCTGTATACTAAGAAAGAATGCATAGATTATCTATATAAGAACATCTGCAGAGATTTTTTGCCTCACTAAATTCATTTTAGTTAAACCATTTATAAGATTTCCTACTCAGTATCAAGAGGGTATCAACAGTATGCTTAACCTTGTTTGCTCTATATGCGGAAAAGAATATGATAATATTATATTGAAGTTATGTAGAGGCTGTGGTTCTCCTTTATTTTTCGTATACGATATCGGTAGAGAGAAATTCAGGGAATACCTTGATAGTGCTCTCAATCTGTTTGTAGAAGGTGTATGGAGTTATCGTCGCTTATTACCAACAAGAGATGCTGGTGTAAGTCTAGGAGAGGGATGGACTCCTTTAATAGAAGCCAAGAACATGTGTGAGAAACTAGGCATTAAGATTTACATAAAGAATGAATCGCTTAACCCAAATAATACGTTTATTGATCGCGGAGCTGCCGTTGATGTACAATTTGCATATGAAAATAAATTCAAATCATTAGTTACAGCCTCGCCTGGCGACTACTCTATCTCTATAGCCTCATATGCATGTGTACGAGGCATAGAAACATCACATTTCATACCTAGAAACATTGAATCTTGGAAAGTATATAGACTTGCCCTAACAAATACATCAATAGTCTTTACCGAGAACTATGGTAAAGCCCTAGATAAGGCTATAAAACAGTCTACTCAGAAAAATCATTATCTATCCATACCACTTTCACCAACAGTTATCGATGGCTATAGAACCATTGTGTTTGAAATTCTATCTATACTTAAAGATGATGTTGATTGGATTTCAATACCTGTAGGCGATGGTGTTCTAGCATCAGCCATATACAAAGGTGTTAATGAAGTTAGCGAGAATTTATGTATTGAATCGCCAAAGATACTCCTAACCAAAGTAAGATACATTAATGAAGAAAGCTTGCTTGATGAGATGTCGAAGACTATGTTATCTGAACTAGCTATTGAAAAACCGTTAGCTTCAAAACTTATTCAAAGGATCTTGAATATGGGTATTATGGTGGAAGTTGACGAGAACGATATACTTAGAGCCTTATACATGCTTATTACTGAAGAAGGGGTATTTGTAGATCCTGTAGGTGTAGCTAGTTTAGCAGGTGTGGTTAAGGCAATTGAGAACGGCGTTATTAGTGTCAATGAGAGAGTCGTTACGGTACTTAGTGGTAGTCCATCGAAAGATCCTTACGTACTGTATAGAATTCTTTCAAATAATACAAACATAAAGAATGATATTAGATACCTAATAAAGAGAGAAGATATTTATATAAATGAAATCCGAAGAGAAATCCTTAGGATTCTCTATGAATTAGGCGAAATCCATATGTATGGTATATGGAGAGAACTTAGGAAAAGAGGATACGTACTAACTCTTCAAACACTATATCATCATGTAAAATACCTAGAGAATCTGGGTTTAGTAAAGGTTATTGGTAAAGACGGTAGAAGAATCTTATACATGATAACTGAAATTGGTTTAGAAATATTATCTAAGGTTTCATCATAGGTGGTGATAAGTGGTACATGTAGTGTTTTTAGGTGTAGGTGGATGGATTTCAGAGCCGTTCCTAGGATACACTTCATTAATTATTGAATCCGGAGATAAAAGAATTCTCATCGAGGCTGGTGAAGGTACTTACAGATCTTTAAGACAATGCGGCTATGACATCACAGACATAGATTTAATTGCTATCACACATAAACATGGTGACCATATCCTAGGTATACCCACATTAGTCTTGATGGCTCTTCATAAAGGTAGAAAGAATATAGAAATAATATCTATATATGATGTTATAGAGTCTCTAAAGATGCTCTTCAACAGTGTTGGTATGGGGTATCTTGTTGATTATGTAAAGTTTACGGAAATTCGACCAGGAGATAGTGTACATCGTTACCAGTTTGTACTGAACTCTATAGAAGCTCTGCATACTGTTCAAGCTATTTCCATTAAAGTAAATGTTGACAATAAATGCATAGCTTTTAGTGGTGATACCATCTATAACCCGCTATTGATAGATTTTGTTAAGAACTGTGATGTCCTTATACATGAGGTCTCTAGTTATAGTGATGTTGTGCATAATTATGGGCATAGTAGCTATAGAGATGCCATACATTTAGCTTCCAAAGCCGGTATCAAGATCCTTGTTCCTATACACTTTTACAGATTGCCATTACCTATAGATCTAAGTCTTTTTGAAAATATCGAAGAGATGCAGATTTTCGTACCATCGCCTTGTACTGTACTAGAGCTGTAGAAGTTATAATGTAGATAGCTTTATTTATTCGGCTCAACGCATATGTGTATAGGGTAATTTTAATGAATAGAATAGAAAAACTGTTGATAGCTAATAGAGGAGAAATAGCTATCAGAATTATAAGAACGTGTCGAAAACTTGGAATAAAAACGGTGGCTATTTACACAAAACCAGATTCAAATGCTATGCACACTAAATTAGCTGATGAAGTTTATTTTCTTGGCTCTGATCCTTACTCATATCTTGATGTAGATAAGATTATCTCAATAGCTAAAAAGAGTAATGCTTCAGCTATCCACCCTGGCTATGGATTTCTTTCAGAGACCTCTATATTTGCTAAAGCGGTTGAAGATAGCGGCATAGTCTGGATAGGACCACCATCTAAAGTTATAGAGCTGTTGGAATCAAAATCCATGGTTAGAGCAATTGCTTATAAACTCAATATACCAGTGGTTCCTGGATCATTAGAACCTGTAGATATGGCCCAAGCAAAAAGAATAGCTGAAGAGATAGGTTATCCCATATTCATAAAAGCCGATAGAGGAGGTGGTGGTAGAGGTATAAGACTAGTTAATAGTCTAGAACAATTAGAGAAGTTATTCGATATAGCTGTTGAAGAAATGAAATCGTCATTCAGATCTAACAAAGTGTATGTGGAGAAATATATTCCGTATGCACGTCATATAGAGCTACAGATTTTAGCCGACATCCACGGGAATATCGTTGCTCTAGGAGAGAGAGAATGTAGTATTCAACGAAGATACCAGAAGGTTGTTGAAGAAGCTCCATCACCTATCGTCACCCACGAAGATCGCGAGAGACTTTATGAATATGCTATTAAATTTATGAAGCATATTGGTTATGTAAATGCTGGAACCATGGAATTCCTTAGAGATTGTAATGGAAACTTCTATCTTATTGAGGTTAATAAGAGAATACAGGTAGAGCACCCCGTTACGGAAATGGTTACAGGTATTGATATAGTTGAACAGCAGATAAGGATAGCTGAAGGAAGAGAGCTCGAAATAAAGAGTAACGTATATAAATTCAATGGCCATGCGATAGAGGTTAGAATATATGCTGAAGATTTTGAGAAAGGAATGCCATCGCCAGGTACAGTAAGTTATGTTGAGTTTCCAAATATTGAAGGCATAAGGATTGACCATATGCTTGAGCCTGGGACTTTCATACCACCTTTCTATGACCCCATGATAGCTAAGGTTATAGCAATAAGTTCCGATAGATATGGAGCTATTACGAAACTTGTTGAAGCTCTTAAAATGTTTAGAATAGAAGGAGTTAAAACCTCTATCCCTATAGCTTTAAAGATATTGACATCAAGAGAATTTGTTGAAGGCAATATCCATGTCGAAATCTATGATAAACTTGTTTACACGTAAAATCAGTTCTTTAGCACCTCATACAAATCACACAAATATATGTAATTTCTTATTGGAATCTATATAACCCCAGGGCATAGCCTTAGTATTGTGATTGCCATAGATATTTCCATCCTTATCCATAGCTATAACACCTACTGTACCCATTCCATAATTATTTGATATAAGTGCTATAGCATGGTCTACAGCTTCTTTAACTACAATACCGCTGCAAATGTCATTAACCACCTTAAACGATAAAAATGACATTATTATGTATTCTCCTATACCTGTTGCTGCAGCAGCTCCACACCTCTTTGCATAGAATCCCGCTCCTGGTATAGGAGAATCGCCGACCCTTCCAGGTAGTTTTAGAAAAACACCACCAGTACTTGTAGCCGCGGCAAATTCATTCGACTTGTCTTTAGCTATAGCTCCTACAGTATCTAGAAATCCTAACTTTATCCACAACTTAATTGAGTTTTCATAGAACCTCCTCTCGATAACTCCTTTCCTTATCTTTTCAACAATTTCGCTGTACCTTTTCATAGCCCTCTCTAGCGGACCTGGATGTTTTTCTAAACCTAACTTCATTGCAAGAGTGTCTGCAGCATCACCAACTATTAACACATGATCAGTATTCTCTAGAACATATCTTGCTAACCTAATGGGGTTGCGCGGATATTTGACATAAGCAACAGCACCAGCTTTACTGTTACCGCTATACATTATACCTGCATCCATAGATATGTTTCCTGAAATATCTACTGTACTACCTAAACCTGCATTAACTAGACCTGAATCCTCAAGTACACTTATCGCATTAACGACCATATCTATACCAGAGCCCGTTAATCCAGCTCTATATCCTTCCTCTAGAGCGTCTCGAACGAGTTTCTCAAGTCTGTTTTTCAGACCATTGTCTATACTCCAATCACCAGCACCTAAGTGAACAGCTAATATCGGTGCTCCTATATTTCTCACCAATCTACAGAAACAAACCATCAACTATAAATATTCAGCTTAATTAACTTGCTACTTCTGTGCCTTATAATCATTATTTAGAATCATGATAAAGTTTGATCAAAGAAGACAGATCTTCTATAAGGATTAATATCATATCCCTTTGTGATCTCATTTAACCAAGATCTATACCATAGATGGTTGTTACCCTGTTTGCCATTACCATTTCTAGTACTATAACCATTCCGATCTTTTCCATTAGATTTAGAACTCATATACATTTTAATAGCTACTATAGCTGCAGCAATTTCATCGAGAATGTCTTCAGTTATTCTGTTCCCATTTTTAGAAAAGCCATTGATTGACACAGTTATACCGTTATCGAATACGAGAACAAAACCCTTACTCTCATTAGAGATAAGGTGTTTACGTGATATATATTCATTCTCGTCAATAAGATCCATAAACTTCACTCATGTGTCGGCTACTATTATACTTTCCCTACTTTTCTTTTAACAGATACAAAAAGCTTTCGCTCTCTGATATACATAAGTTATAGACTTTCAACATGCTAGAGCATTATGTTCCTCATATGCAAACGAAATAAGCTGAGCAAGTAATAAGAGTTACTGTGATATAGATGACAACAAAAACTATAGCTGTATTTATTGGACCTGCAGGTTCAGGCAAATCTACTACTGTCTACGCTTACTCTAAATGGCTCTATAGAGAATTTGGCTACAAGACATATAAAGTTAATCTTGATCCCGCAGCAATCTTTATTCCCTACGAGCATGATTATGATATACGGATCATAATTAATATAGATAGAATCTCAAAAGAATACCGTCTAGGACCCAATGGTGCTCTTGTTAAGTCCATGGACATCATATCTAGTAAAATAGACGATATAATACATGTATTTAAAGATATTGATAATCAATTTATACTCATTGATACACCTGGCCAAATGGAAATATTCCTCTTTAGAGATATAGCTTACAAACTTATGAATAGCTTGAAGAAATACTTTAGACATGTTGTGGCAATATTTGTTACTGATGCAGAGGTTATGAAACGCTACGAAGATTATGCATTCCTAGCAATAATGACAGTAGCAATACAGACCCGACTTGGTGTGGATGTTATTCCGGTTATAAATAAAATCGATATAGCTAATGTGGATAAAATAGTTGGAGATATAATTAGCGATGTAGATACTATTACTAAACATTTGATGGGCCAAGGTGTATATGGAGAGATGATGAGCAATATACTGAACACTATAGCTATGTACACTAAAGTCACCAGAATACCAAAAATATCTGCAAAAAATCTTCTAGGATTAGAAGAGCTACATAGACTTATCCATGAAATTACTTGTGTTTGTGGTGATCTTACGTAAACTACTTACTAATGCAATACAGTATTCATTATATCGAAAATGAGCAGATTAGCAACTTATTGCTAGCTGTAACCTAGAAGAATACACATCATAAAACTTAAGAATGATGTAAATAGATATATCGAATACATTATGGTAATAAGCTCTTTTTCGTTAAACGAGCTTTTCGCAAATATCAATAAAATCTTGACAAATGTTAATTGATGTACCCCTAACTTTGGATAGATACAACCATTTCTATCTACATATGTGGGCCTATCTATCTTTTCTTTCTGTATGAATCCTCTGACAGATGAAACATAGTAGAAACCGTTTAAGAACATAGGTATCGAGGCTAATACCACAAAGAACTCTAATCTAAGGAGTACGGTAATAAGGAATAGTAATGAGCCTAAGAGATGTGAGCCTGTATTCCCATTGAATAGTTTTGCTGGATATATATTGAACACTAGATATGATATTATAACAACTACTATAAGTAGAGCAATGTATATGTCCTGGAATTCCGCACGTATAAACAATTTTAATAGAAATGCAAATAAGCTAACTGTAAGTACGAACATAGGTAAGGTTCCGTTATGAGTATCTATCATATTTGCGCCATTAACATATATGGTAGAAGATAAAAGAATCAGTAACGGGTATACAATATGTATTCGTGTGTAACCTATGAAAGGTAGCCAAGGTCTTGGCACATAACAGCCTAACATTAGTATTGGTACCGCGGGTAGTAAACCTAGAATTATCTTCCACCTAGACCTCAAACCAATAATGTCATCTAGAAAACCTAAAAGTGTTGCAATAGATAAAGAAAGCATTGATACAATAAACAGTTTAGAGTCAATCATGTTCAAAAAGAGCATCAAATACAGACCAATACAAAATCCTAGATAGAGCGCGAATCCCCCTATACATGGAACAAAATGTTCGTAAGGTTTATGTACATCTCTACACAAGAATCCGAACTTTTTTTCAATAGCTATAGATGAGACTGCTGATACCATTGTTACTATAGATGAAACTATAGAGACA is drawn from Ignisphaera sp. and contains these coding sequences:
- a CDS encoding MGMT family protein codes for the protein MSFHVIELKKGSIHIRKADYSDLKELVYILVQLIPIGYGITYGDIAKALKISPRLVGKILMENTKPIIIPCHRVIGIRSIGGYTVMGKRADGLKKKLLSLESKGDLKRFNLTGYLGIK
- a CDS encoding isoaspartyl peptidase/L-asparaginase, with the protein product MRNIGAPILAVHLGAGDWSIDNGLKNRLEKLVRDALEEGYRAGLTGSGIDMVVNAISVLEDSGLVNAGLGSTVDISGNISMDAGIMYSGNSKAGAVAYVKYPRNPIRLARYVLENTDHVLIVGDAADTLAMKLGLEKHPGPLERAMKRYSEIVEKIRKGVIERRFYENSIKLWIKLGFLDTVGAIAKDKSNEFAAATSTGGVFLKLPGRVGDSPIPGAGFYAKRCGAAAATGIGEYIIMSFLSFKVVNDICSGIVVKEAVDHAIALISNNYGMGTVGVIAMDKDGNIYGNHNTKAMPWGYIDSNKKLHIFV
- a CDS encoding pyridoxal-phosphate dependent enzyme codes for the protein MLNLVCSICGKEYDNIILKLCRGCGSPLFFVYDIGREKFREYLDSALNLFVEGVWSYRRLLPTRDAGVSLGEGWTPLIEAKNMCEKLGIKIYIKNESLNPNNTFIDRGAAVDVQFAYENKFKSLVTASPGDYSISIASYACVRGIETSHFIPRNIESWKVYRLALTNTSIVFTENYGKALDKAIKQSTQKNHYLSIPLSPTVIDGYRTIVFEILSILKDDVDWISIPVGDGVLASAIYKGVNEVSENLCIESPKILLTKVRYINEESLLDEMSKTMLSELAIEKPLASKLIQRILNMGIMVEVDENDILRALYMLITEEGVFVDPVGVASLAGVVKAIENGVISVNERVVTVLSGSPSKDPYVLYRILSNNTNIKNDIRYLIKREDIYINEIRREILRILYELGEIHMYGIWRELRKRGYVLTLQTLYHHVKYLENLGLVKVIGKDGRRILYMITEIGLEILSKVSS
- a CDS encoding aminopeptidase — protein: MWNKYAKLIVDYCVNIGKLDEVVIISSVEAYPLVIELYKEAIKRGAHPRFLLSDDTMSEIFYKYAPTELLEYSSPIDKFIMENIDVRISILSPTHTKPLMNIDPERRKIREKALKELKQIFMNREASGELRWVVAAYPTKAMAQEAGMGIIEFEEFVIKAVKLYEEDPVKAWIEQANNQNKVIKLLSRVDELRFVSKDTDLVVKVGGRTWINDDGKNNMPGGEVFTAPHEDSAEGYITFTYPAIYGGVEVEGIRLRFRNGNVIDAYAVKGDEFLKKILEVDEGAKKIGELAFGLNYSIDRFTKQILFDEKIGGTIHIALGSAYLRTGGRNVSAIHWDMIKDMKDGLVYVDGDLVYKNGKFIIDDVV
- a CDS encoding ATP/GTP-binding protein, translated to MTTKTIAVFIGPAGSGKSTTVYAYSKWLYREFGYKTYKVNLDPAAIFIPYEHDYDIRIIINIDRISKEYRLGPNGALVKSMDIISSKIDDIIHVFKDIDNQFILIDTPGQMEIFLFRDIAYKLMNSLKKYFRHVVAIFVTDAEVMKRYEDYAFLAIMTVAIQTRLGVDVIPVINKIDIANVDKIVGDIISDVDTITKHLMGQGVYGEMMSNILNTIAMYTKVTRIPKISAKNLLGLEELHRLIHEITCVCGDLT
- a CDS encoding radical SAM protein, giving the protein MGKILRLIEEKKRISAKLSELLSRESIERAERDHHSKRMPRPCGITIHTGIGCSYVCSYCYIYDMGLPVKVEPYPLEPLEMVYSLSINPYVIPQKTFVAYGSVTEPFLPKTKNLALAYIENVYKWLSLPSQVSTKCVIDEALARGLKHAEPCISILVTLTTIGKSKILETRAPEPMNRLNGVAVASRAGLSVYLFIRPIIPGVTDKEIDKIIELGVEHRIRGVVCGSLRVTQQILHRLKNKGIDISEITMRLPKTPKTMSQQISIKVDDIVSIIEKKARDYGAKFFRTACMANVDSHNDYCFMCSLGPCGNSRKRYDVNHNDIAEYLDFIGLKYKCIDIRNDHIIVEGLRGSTKVFAIAKLTISYTSRTMVKMVPMN
- a CDS encoding biotin carboxylase N-terminal domain-containing protein, whose amino-acid sequence is MNRIEKLLIANRGEIAIRIIRTCRKLGIKTVAIYTKPDSNAMHTKLADEVYFLGSDPYSYLDVDKIISIAKKSNASAIHPGYGFLSETSIFAKAVEDSGIVWIGPPSKVIELLESKSMVRAIAYKLNIPVVPGSLEPVDMAQAKRIAEEIGYPIFIKADRGGGGRGIRLVNSLEQLEKLFDIAVEEMKSSFRSNKVYVEKYIPYARHIELQILADIHGNIVALGERECSIQRRYQKVVEEAPSPIVTHEDRERLYEYAIKFMKHIGYVNAGTMEFLRDCNGNFYLIEVNKRIQVEHPVTEMVTGIDIVEQQIRIAEGRELEIKSNVYKFNGHAIEVRIYAEDFEKGMPSPGTVSYVEFPNIEGIRIDHMLEPGTFIPPFYDPMIAKVIAISSDRYGAITKLVEALKMFRIEGVKTSIPIALKILTSREFVEGNIHVEIYDKLVYT
- a CDS encoding ribonuclease Z, whose amino-acid sequence is MVHVVFLGVGGWISEPFLGYTSLIIESGDKRILIEAGEGTYRSLRQCGYDITDIDLIAITHKHGDHILGIPTLVLMALHKGRKNIEIISIYDVIESLKMLFNSVGMGYLVDYVKFTEIRPGDSVHRYQFVLNSIEALHTVQAISIKVNVDNKCIAFSGDTIYNPLLIDFVKNCDVLIHEVSSYSDVVHNYGHSSYRDAIHLASKAGIKILVPIHFYRLPLPIDLSLFENIEEMQIFVPSPCTVLEL